The following proteins are encoded in a genomic region of Phaeodactylum tricornutum CCAP 1055/1 chromosome 1, whole genome shotgun sequence:
- a CDS encoding predicted protein → ERDHVHAVYNAVATQWHHTRGRRGVLWPGATQFLQQLPPGSVVADVGCGDGKYFPAIWEAGSYVIGKLRKHLSRRPAIMVADCMSVPFRDNSCDAAICIAVMHHLSTRERRVRCIAELVRIVKPGGLINIQAWAMEQEQGSRRKFATNDVFVPFNAQPKYLQLTFNADFDERKGLVVFKRYCHMYREGEMEQLVSEVPNAQLSGSGVESGNHFVIIKVLD, encoded by the exons GAGCGAGATCATGTGCACGCGGTATACAACGCCGTCGCAACACAGTGGCATCACACTCGCGGGCGACGAGGTGTGCTGTGGCCAGGGGCGACGCAGTTTTTACAGCAACTTCCTCCGGGGTCAGTCGTGGCTGATGTCGGTTGCGGAGACGGGAAGTACTTCCCCGCCATTTGGGAAGCGGGCTCGTACGTGATTG GCAAACTACGTAAACACTTGAGCAGACGACCAGCCATAATGGTTGCCGACTGTATGAGTGTGCCATTTCGAGACAACAGTTGCGACGCTGCCATTTGTATTGCGGTAATGCACCATCTATCTACTAGGGAACGAAGAGTACGCTGCATTGCCGAGCTGGTGCGTATTGTCAAACCCGGTGGTTTGATTAATATTCAAGCCTGGGCCATGGAACAAGAGCAAGGAAGTCGACGCAAGTTCGCAACGAATGATGTTTTTGTTCCATTCAATGCACAACCGAAGTATCTTCAACTCA CATTCAACGCCGACTTTGACGAGCGCAAAGGCTTGGTCGTCTTTAAGCGCTATTGCCACATGTACAGAGAGGGAGAGATGGAACAGCTTGTATCCGAAGTTCCAAACGCACAGCTAAGTGGAAGCGGGGTGGAAAGTGGAAATCATTTCGTAATTATAAAAGTTCTGGATTAA
- a CDS encoding predicted protein — translation MAVPHDASEAQESSETLSTTTTTATASDVIYFSATGSAAHKRLIPLVPASWIDVSPYAPDGPSPSIRDRCRSRPSMLVCWENSPRNATKPYRDNLQCYSHLPNGTAILDCKWVLSRLLGNARPPDPPRLSQKQHQEEEEKNQNIDLAILETHCFRSASGFEDFARKVHLKRPSNSTSARMQRHSFRDLYPSVPAMTSVALLPPSCSNPNLWVVKDASANGAGGVWVVGAANAESFARDGPLIDTHRYVAQRYVWPPVLFQGRKCHVRVYALITADGKAYVHHRAFLHVANELFSTTAYENNGETAFEDAVHITNCCANSHNPEKFAGEICASFLASEWETLPCGQGVVPLADYFSSVRASVAALALRTAPYLQGGVGNHGFEYMGLDFLLSHSTSDDGNANDRPLAYLLEVNAPPSQDTATGLPHAEDLHDEVLRDLLSLWIIPYVTHVPSVPGGWQCVYETPLSFEEKDAPTPSEAAILNKIRWALYERKLLAQEEQFNSNLASDDFISRARQCFPYFANTSTVYFENAGGTQVPQPVIAHVSASLRHRNRATSGAKCKEVARQTLGTILGAGSKYDVFLGSNATSLLQSLATYFVHTKTLQAGDEIVISTENHRANIQPWVDVAIMIGVTVKWWTAVGTQQNSSDGRSSRHIRDLFILSQTIRTAFRSPMWPKRDLRSTSVVGYNATLPRKWHHLGYRRGAASINREFGPASIRSDTSSRATPITLAPSCRSPVVQGALGDWRSWYRNGITSTTSSHSPPDDLQ, via the exons ATGGCAGTCCCACACGACGCTTCGGAAGCCCAAGAATCCTCCGAAactttgtcaacaacaacaacaacagcaacagcttcgGACGTGATCTACTTTTCGGCGACGGGAAGCGCGGCTCACAAACGTTTGATTCCTTTAGTACCAGCCAGCTGGATCGATGTAAGTCCCTACGCACCGGACGGACCCTCGCCGTCCATCCGCGATCGCTGCCGGTCGAGACCGTCCATGTTGGTCTGTTGGGAAAATTCTCCACGGAATGCAACCAAACCATATCGAGACAATTTACAATGCTACTCGCACTTGCCCAACGGTACGGCGATTCTCGATTGCAAGTGGGTGTTGTCCAGACTTTTGGGTAATGCTCGTCCTCCGGACCCACCAAGACTGTCCCAGAAGCAGCACcaggaggaggaggagaaGAATCAGAATATCGACCTGGCAATACTAGAAACCCACTGTTTTCGGTCTGCTTCCGGCTTTGAAGATTTCGCCCGAAAGGTTCACCTCAAGCGACCGTCCAACTCAACCAGTGCACGGATGCAACGGCATTCATTTCGAGACTTGTACCCATCAGTACCTGCGATGACGAGTGTAGCGCTCCTACCTCCTTCTTGCTCAAACCCTAACTTGTGGGTTGTCAAGGATGCATCAGCCAACGGCGCTGGTGGCGTTTGGGTGGTGGGGGCGGCCAATGCCGAGTCATTCGCCAGAGATGGACCCCTGATCGACACCCACCGTTATGTGGCACAACGTTATGTTTGGCCACCAGTTTTGTTCCAAGGCCGCAAATGTCACGTCCGCGTCTACGCCCTAATCACCGCTGACGGGAAAGCATACGTTCACCACCGAGCTTTTCTCCACGTGGCCAACGAACTGTTTTCAACCACCGCGTACGAAAACAACGGCGAGACAGCCTTCGAAGATGCCGTGCATATCACCAACTGTTGCGCCAACAGTCACAATCCGGAGAAGTTCGCCGGGGAAATATGTGCAAGTTTCTTGGCATCAGAATGGGAGACCTTGCCTTGCGGACAGGGAGTGGTCCCCTTAGCGGACTACTTTTCCTCGGTCCGTGCCTCGGTAGCAGCTCTGGCATTACGGACCGCACCTTATTTACAAGGCGGTGTTGGGAATCACGGATTCGAGTATATGGGCTTGGATTTTCTCCTCTCTCATAGTACAAGCGACGATGGCAATGCCAACGATCGTCCTCTGGCCTATTTGCTCGAAGTGAACGCCCCTCCCTCGCAAGACACTGCGACTGGGCTACCCCACGCGGAAGACTTGCATGATGAGGTTCTTCGAGATTTGCTTTCGCTCTGGATTATTCCTTACGTGACTCATGTTCCGTCAGTTCCTGGAGGATGGCAATGCGTGTACGAAACTCCCTTGTCATTTGAGGAAAAGGACGCGCCCACACCGTCGGAAGCCGCCATCCTCAACAAAATTCGTTGGGCCTTGTACGAGCGCAAATTACTTGCTCAGGAAGAACAGTTTAATTCCAATTTGGCTTCGGACGATTTTATTTCCCGGGCTCGACAGTGCTTTCCCTATTTTGCCAACACTTCAACCGTATATTTCGAAAACGCCGGTGGCACCCAAGTTCCCCAGCCGGTTATTGCTCACGTGTCGGCTAGTCTTCGACACCGAAATCGGGCTACCTCAGGTGCAAAATGCAAGGAAGTAGCCAGGCAGACTCTGGGCACGATACTCGGCGCCGGCTCCAAGTACGACGTCTTCCTCGGTAGCAACGCAACCTCTTTATTACAATCGCTGGCGACTTATTTCGTGCATACCAAAACCCTCCAGGCCGGAGACGAAATTGTTATTAGTACGGAGAATCATCGGGCGAATATCCAGCCATGGGTTGACGTGGCCATCATGATAGGTGTGACGGTAAAATGGTGGACAGCGGTCGGTACACAACAAAACTCGAGCGATGGTCGATCATCGCGTCACATTCGCGACCTTTT TATCCTGTCACAAACTATTCGGACCGCATTTAGGAGCCCTATGTGGCCGAAGAGAGACTTGCGTAGCACATCAGTCGTTGGATACAATGCAACGCTGCCTCGAAAGTGGCACCAC CTTGGATACCGCCGCGGGGCCGCCAGCATTAACCGAGAGTTTGGTCCGGCGAGCATACGATCAGATACAAGCAGTCGAGCAACCCCTATCACGCTTGCTCCTTCATGCCGTAGCCCAGTGGTCCAAGGTGCGCTTGGTGACTGGAGATCATGGTACCGGAACGGTATTACGTCTACCACTAGTAGCCATTCTCCACCAGACGATTTGCAGTAG